Proteins encoded in a region of the Uloborus diversus isolate 005 chromosome 1, Udiv.v.3.1, whole genome shotgun sequence genome:
- the LOC129234608 gene encoding probable RNA-binding protein 18, whose product MSIEPSVPLPLDPPPPPEADEKRLWIGNIDSRLTEYNLLKMVQQFGEIKKFDFLFHKSGPLKGMPRGYCFVTYETREQAEKALAALHGKRVLDKDLAVKWSHSVSDDVSTREKVERKIVGMTADEAKLTKDTLHQIMAIEEKLKAMAEQRDKELELCLTSFPTSASNPLVLSTKNSSVFCHKTRNGPYNRDRKHSRPHKR is encoded by the exons ATGTCAATT GAACCAAGTGTCCCTTTGCCTTTAGATCCTCCTCCTCCACCAGAAGCTGATGAGAAACGACTTTGGATTGGAAATATTGATAGTCGGTTGACAGA ATATAACTTACTGAAAATGGTTCAACAGTTTGGAGAgataaaaaagtttgattttttgttCCACAAATCTGGGCCTTTGAAAGGCATGCCAAGAGGGTATTGTTTTGTAACATATGAAACCAGAGAACAAGCAGAGAAGGCTCTGGCAGCACTCCATGGTAAACGTGTTTTGGATAAAGATTTAGCTGTTAAATGGTCTCATTCTGTTTCAGAT gaTGTATCCACCAGAGAGAAAGTTGAGCGAAAGATAGTGGGAATGACTGCAGATGAGGCCAAGCTCACCAAAGA CACTTTACATCAGATAATGGCAATTGAAGAAAAACTGAAAGCCATGGCTGAGCAGCGTGACAAAGAGTTGGAACTCTGTCTTACCTCCTTCCCAACATCTGCTAGCAACCCATTAGTACTAAGTACCAAAAATAGTTCTGTGTTCTGTCATAAAACGCGAAACGGTCCTTACAATCGGGACCGGAAGCACTCTAGACCACATAAAAGATGA